The Gadus macrocephalus chromosome 13, ASM3116895v1 genome includes a window with the following:
- the gnb1b gene encoding guanine nucleotide binding protein (G protein), beta polypeptide 1b yields MSELDQLRQEAEQLKNQIRDARKACADATLSQITANIDPVGRIQMRTRRTLRGHLAKIYAMHWGTDSRLLVSASQDGKLIIWDSYTTNKVHAIPLRSSWVMTCAYAPSGNYVACGGLDNICSIYNLKTREGNVRVSRELAGHTGYLSCCRFLDDNQIVTSSGDTTCALWDIETGQQTTTFAGHTGDVMSLSLAPDTRLFVSGACDASAKLWDVREGMCRQTFTGHESDINAICFFPNGNAFATGSDDATCRLFDLRADQELMIYSHDNIICGITSVAFSKSGRLLLAGYDDFNCNVWDTLKADRAGVLAGHDNRVSCLGVTDDGMAVATGSWDSFLKIWN; encoded by the exons ATGAGTGAACTGGACCAGTTGCGCCAAGAGGCGGAGCAGCTCAAAAATCAGATCAGA GATGCCAGGAAAGCATGTGCAGATGCTACATTATCACAG ATCACGGCCAATATTGATCCTGTTGGTCGAATTCAAATGCGTACAAGAAGAACGCTAAGGGGACACCTGGCTAAAATCTATGCCATGCATTGGGGAACAGATTCCAG GCTTTTGGTCAGTGCCTCCCAAGATGGAAAACTTATAATTTGGGACAGCTATACAACAAACAAA GTTCATGCCATTCCTCTTCGCTCTTCTTGGGTCATGACTTGTGCATACGCCCCATCAGGAAATTACGTAGCCTGTGGTGGTTTAGATAACATCTGCTCCATTTACAACCTGAAAACTCGTGAGGGAAACGTGCGTGTCAGTCGTGAGCTGGCTGGGCACACAG GTTACCTTTCCTGCTGCCGTTTCCTTGATGACAACCAGATTGTTACAAGCTCTGGAGATACAACCTG TGCTCTTTGGGACATTGAGACTGGCCAGCAGACAACCACGTTTGCTGGACATACAGGCGACGTTATGAGCCTGTCTTTGGCTCCTGACACCAGACTATTTGTCTCTGGTGCATGCGATGCATCTGCTAAGCTCTGGGACGTCCGAGAGGGCATGTGTAGACAGACATTTACAGGCCATGAGTCTGACATTAATGCCATCTGT TTCTTCCCCAATGGCAATGCGTTTGCCACAGGCTCTGATGATGCTACCTGCAGGCTCTTTGATCTGCGTGCTGATCAGGAACTGATGATCTATTCTCATGACAATATCATCTGTGGCATCACCTCTGTTGCATTCTCCAAGAGTGGCCGACTCCTACTGGCCGGATATGATGACTTCAACTGTAATGTGTGGGACACTCTAAAGGCAGACCGAGCAG GGGTCTTGGCTGGACATGACAACCGTGTGAGCTGCCTGGGAGTTACTGATGATGGCATGGCAGTTGCAACAGGATCCTGGGACAGTTTTCTGAAGATCTGGAATTGA